The following proteins come from a genomic window of Vallitaleaceae bacterium 9-2:
- the tyrS gene encoding tyrosine--tRNA ligase codes for MKIYDELVARGLIAQVTDEEEIKELVNTGKATFYIGFDPTADSLHVGHFMALSLMKRLQMAGNKPVVLLGGGTGYIGDPSGRTDLRNMMTPEIIQHNCDCFKKQMERFIEFGEDKAILVNNADWLLNLKYVDVLREVGPHFSVNNMLRAECYKQRMEKGLSFLEFNYMIMQSYDFYHLYKEYGCNMQFGGDDQWSNMLGGTELIRRKLGEDAYAMTITLLMNSEGNKMGKTANGAVWLDPNKTSPFDFYQYWRNVDDADVLKCIRLLTFLPVEEIDKMDAWQGSQLNEAKEILAFELTQLIHGEEEAQKAKKASHALFAGGGDDSDMPTTKLMDTQLVDGAINVIDLVLACEIASSRSEVRRLIQQNGLSINDEKVKSMDASITKEQLIEGVKIRKGKKIFHKAIL; via the coding sequence ATGAAAATTTATGATGAATTAGTTGCAAGAGGGCTAATCGCTCAAGTAACCGATGAAGAAGAAATCAAAGAACTAGTCAATACAGGAAAAGCGACATTTTATATTGGGTTTGATCCCACGGCGGACTCGCTGCATGTAGGACATTTTATGGCGTTAAGTCTTATGAAGCGTCTACAAATGGCAGGGAATAAGCCAGTTGTACTTCTAGGTGGAGGAACAGGATATATTGGCGATCCTTCTGGAAGAACAGACCTTCGTAATATGATGACACCTGAGATTATTCAACATAACTGTGATTGTTTTAAAAAACAAATGGAACGATTTATTGAGTTTGGCGAAGATAAAGCTATTTTGGTCAATAATGCAGATTGGTTGCTTAATTTAAAATATGTTGATGTATTACGTGAAGTGGGGCCGCATTTTTCGGTTAACAATATGTTAAGAGCTGAGTGCTATAAGCAACGTATGGAAAAAGGCTTGTCGTTCTTAGAATTTAACTATATGATTATGCAATCTTACGATTTTTATCATTTGTATAAAGAATATGGCTGTAACATGCAATTTGGCGGTGATGACCAATGGTCAAACATGCTAGGGGGAACAGAACTTATTCGACGTAAACTGGGCGAAGATGCTTATGCGATGACGATTACGCTTTTGATGAACTCAGAAGGTAATAAAATGGGAAAAACAGCCAATGGAGCCGTGTGGTTGGATCCAAATAAAACATCGCCATTTGATTTTTATCAATACTGGAGAAATGTTGATGATGCAGATGTACTTAAATGTATTCGTTTATTAACATTTTTACCTGTTGAAGAAATTGATAAAATGGATGCTTGGCAAGGAAGTCAATTAAATGAAGCGAAGGAGATTCTTGCATTTGAATTAACACAGTTGATTCATGGTGAAGAAGAAGCACAAAAAGCAAAAAAAGCTTCACATGCCCTTTTTGCAGGTGGTGGCGATGATTCTGATATGCCGACAACAAAACTTATGGACACGCAGTTGGTTGATGGTGCTATCAATGTGATTGACTTAGTATTAGCATGTGAGATTGCATCTTCACGTAGTGAGGTGCGACGTTTGATTCAGCAAAATGGACTATCAATCAATGATGAAAAAGTAAAGAGCATGGATGCATCTATTACTAAAGAGCAATTGATTGAAGGCGTCAAAATTCGAAAAGGTAAAAAAATATTCCATAAAGCGATTCTCTAA
- a CDS encoding OFA family MFS transporter: MKVQKNNVKRWSYVVLSVLLMMMYGTVYSWSVFRVPVETYFNIGATLSGLPYMFFLLTYALSMMLGGVLIEKYSPRVLLIGGGLFVTVGWLLSALSSGIIMLTITYGILIGFGVGVSYGVPIYVMTQWFPKKRGIVVGIILAGFGLSPLITAPFGYWMIESFGLVQTLINYGVLFGVLIPLLSFTIQTPKVAEQKQQGDEKPNQSEGSLNVVMIKTKSFFVVYACFFIGTMIGLTIIGLTNNIGTVVAKLSPSVVAWWMTIFALFNGLGRPVFGWITERFRPSIAMRTSFLLIFMASVLMLLAGEKHGGIYVFSFSLLWFNLGAWLAIAPITTMTLYGMKKYSKNYGIIFTAYGFGAVVGVMSTGILIDLFNNYTVIFIFVSLLSMTGWILSRQLDKYEVA, from the coding sequence GTGAAGGTACAAAAAAATAATGTCAAACGATGGAGTTATGTAGTCTTAAGTGTGTTGCTCATGATGATGTATGGTACCGTGTATTCCTGGAGTGTTTTTCGGGTTCCGGTGGAGACGTATTTTAATATAGGAGCGACGTTAAGTGGGCTTCCATATATGTTTTTTTTATTAACGTATGCACTAAGTATGATGTTAGGTGGGGTTCTCATTGAAAAATACTCCCCAAGAGTACTATTGATTGGTGGAGGTCTATTTGTTACAGTTGGTTGGTTACTTTCTGCCTTAAGCTCAGGAATTATCATGTTGACAATTACATATGGAATTCTTATTGGATTTGGTGTGGGTGTTTCCTATGGCGTACCGATTTATGTTATGACCCAGTGGTTTCCCAAAAAGCGTGGTATTGTTGTAGGTATTATACTTGCAGGATTTGGCTTGTCGCCATTAATTACGGCACCTTTTGGATATTGGATGATTGAATCTTTTGGTCTAGTTCAAACACTTATTAATTATGGCGTGCTTTTTGGTGTGCTTATCCCATTGCTTTCCTTTACAATCCAAACACCGAAAGTCGCCGAACAAAAGCAACAAGGTGATGAGAAGCCGAATCAAAGTGAAGGTTCTTTAAATGTAGTGATGATAAAAACAAAAAGTTTTTTTGTGGTTTATGCATGCTTTTTCATTGGAACCATGATAGGTCTTACCATTATTGGCTTAACCAATAATATTGGAACCGTCGTTGCGAAGCTAAGCCCTTCGGTGGTGGCGTGGTGGATGACAATATTTGCATTGTTTAATGGATTGGGACGTCCGGTCTTTGGATGGATTACAGAACGGTTTCGTCCAAGTATAGCTATGCGTACGTCTTTTTTACTTATTTTTATGGCTTCAGTACTCATGTTATTGGCGGGAGAAAAACATGGTGGGATTTATGTCTTTTCCTTTAGCCTTCTTTGGTTTAATCTTGGAGCATGGCTTGCAATTGCGCCAATTACAACAATGACCCTTTATGGGATGAAAAAGTATAGTAAAAACTATGGCATCATTTTTACCGCCTATGGGTTTGGAGCGGTTGTTGGCGTAATGAGTACGGGAATTTTGATTGACCTTTTTAATAATTACACGGTGATTTTTATATTCGTTAGTCTTCTTTCAATGACGGGGTGGATCCTTAGCCGGCAATTAGATAAATATGAAGTTGCATAA
- a CDS encoding TetM/TetW/TetO/TetS family tetracycline resistance ribosomal protection protein produces MMKNNKISIGILAHVDAGKTTLSEILLYLTGKIRSLGRVDHQDAFLDTYALERSRGITIFSKQAVLSIGDFDVTLLDTPGHIDFSSEMERTLQVLDYAVLVINGMDGVQSHTLTLWKLLERYHVPTFLFVNKMDQVGTDRENILEQLHTRLSEECIDFMPKKSWEQQYESMAMSDEQAMEKYLESGTLAREDMQELIVKRKIYPVFFGSALKNIDIDTLLSGLGTYMRPKKYPDIFGARIYKISRDEQGNRLTHLKLTGGTLRVKEIVEDEKIDQIRIYSGQQYESVQEIKAGSICAVTGLMGTWAGKGLGFEEYTYRPFIEPVLNYRIELPQGCNVAKMLEDLKKLEEEEPHLNIVWNEALEEIHAKVMGEIEIEILRSMILERFGVAVEFSTGNLVYKETIKHPVIGMGHFEPLRHYAEVHLLMEPKEPGSGMEYVTECSEDELDRNWQRLILTHLKEREHTGVLTGSQITDMKITLIAGRGHLKHTEGGDFRQATYRALRQGLMQAENVLLEPVYTFRMELPKEYLGRALSDIERMYGRYEEPVFEDDWVTLEGTAPVKTMMNYQTEVLSYTKGAGRCLFSLNGYAPCHNSDEVILEKGYDPENDPLERSGSVFCKKGAGFYVPWDQVEKHMHIDTGRFLETKENDGLLPVQMPSHQSSTMRREISTDEVEQILNQTHGKQKRYQESDNAKVVYGQKKTSVSQGMKVNKSKDKDHYLLVDGYNIIFAWDNLKETAKTSLEAARMELLDILCNYQSQKTERIIVVFDAYRVVNNPGTQLKYHQIDVVYTKEAETADQYIERFVEKIRPDYEVTVATSDVLEQVIIMGKGARRLSAEHFRQEVERVHKHIQERISGKSEGVNNKITFDKE; encoded by the coding sequence ATGATGAAAAATAATAAAATATCTATAGGGATTTTGGCGCATGTAGATGCCGGAAAGACGACGCTGTCAGAAATACTGCTTTACCTTACTGGTAAAATTCGTAGCTTAGGACGTGTCGATCACCAAGATGCCTTTTTAGACACCTATGCATTGGAACGATCAAGAGGCATTACAATTTTTTCAAAACAGGCGGTGCTATCAATAGGAGATTTTGATGTAACATTATTAGATACCCCTGGACATATTGATTTTTCTTCGGAAATGGAACGGACACTTCAAGTGCTTGATTATGCAGTTTTGGTCATCAATGGAATGGATGGTGTCCAATCCCATACGTTGACACTTTGGAAACTTCTTGAACGTTACCATGTGCCGACGTTTCTTTTTGTCAATAAAATGGATCAAGTTGGAACGGATAGAGAGAATATTCTTGAGCAGCTGCACACACGTTTAAGCGAAGAGTGTATTGACTTTATGCCAAAAAAATCATGGGAGCAACAGTATGAGAGTATGGCCATGAGTGATGAGCAGGCGATGGAAAAATACTTGGAATCCGGAACATTGGCAAGGGAGGACATGCAAGAGCTAATTGTAAAACGCAAAATTTATCCTGTTTTCTTTGGGTCAGCGTTAAAAAACATTGATATAGATACGCTATTATCTGGATTAGGAACATATATGCGACCAAAAAAATATCCGGATATTTTTGGTGCGCGTATTTATAAAATCTCAAGAGATGAGCAAGGAAACCGTTTGACACACCTTAAGTTGACAGGGGGAACGTTGCGTGTAAAAGAGATTGTTGAAGATGAAAAGATAGACCAGATACGTATTTATTCCGGGCAACAATATGAGAGTGTTCAAGAAATAAAAGCGGGAAGCATATGTGCAGTAACAGGTTTGATGGGGACTTGGGCAGGAAAGGGACTAGGTTTTGAAGAATATACGTATCGACCGTTTATTGAACCGGTCTTAAATTACCGTATTGAGTTGCCGCAAGGGTGCAATGTCGCAAAGATGCTAGAAGATTTAAAAAAGTTAGAAGAAGAAGAACCACATTTAAATATTGTCTGGAATGAAGCGTTGGAAGAAATCCATGCAAAAGTCATGGGGGAAATAGAGATTGAAATACTTCGAAGCATGATTTTGGAACGTTTTGGGGTGGCGGTGGAGTTTAGTACAGGTAATTTAGTCTACAAAGAGACTATTAAACATCCGGTTATCGGAATGGGACACTTTGAACCGCTGCGACATTATGCGGAAGTGCATCTGCTCATGGAACCCAAAGAGCCCGGTAGTGGTATGGAATACGTAACTGAGTGTAGTGAGGATGAACTCGATAGAAATTGGCAGCGACTAATTCTGACCCATTTAAAAGAACGTGAACATACGGGTGTCTTAACAGGTTCCCAGATTACCGACATGAAGATTACACTGATTGCTGGTCGAGGACATCTAAAGCATACAGAAGGAGGCGATTTTCGACAAGCCACCTATCGTGCTCTTCGTCAAGGTTTAATGCAAGCAGAGAATGTTTTGCTGGAACCTGTGTATACGTTTCGCATGGAATTACCAAAAGAATACTTAGGACGTGCCTTATCGGATATCGAGCGTATGTATGGGCGCTATGAAGAGCCTGTTTTTGAAGACGATTGGGTTACATTGGAGGGTACAGCTCCGGTTAAGACAATGATGAACTACCAAACAGAGGTATTATCTTATACGAAAGGAGCAGGTCGCTGCTTATTTTCACTGAATGGATATGCACCTTGTCATAATTCGGATGAAGTCATTCTGGAGAAGGGCTATGATCCGGAAAATGATCCGCTAGAGCGCAGTGGCTCGGTATTTTGTAAAAAAGGCGCTGGTTTTTATGTTCCGTGGGATCAAGTGGAAAAACATATGCACATTGATACAGGCAGATTTTTGGAAACAAAAGAGAACGATGGCTTATTACCTGTGCAAATGCCTTCCCATCAATCATCAACCATGAGGCGGGAGATATCGACCGATGAAGTTGAGCAAATATTAAATCAAACCCATGGAAAGCAAAAACGTTATCAAGAGTCAGATAATGCAAAAGTCGTCTATGGTCAAAAGAAAACATCTGTATCGCAAGGAATGAAGGTTAATAAAAGTAAAGATAAAGATCACTACTTGCTTGTGGATGGATATAATATTATCTTTGCGTGGGATAATTTGAAGGAAACAGCTAAGACCAGTTTGGAAGCAGCACGAATGGAACTACTGGATATTTTATGCAATTACCAAAGTCAAAAAACAGAACGTATCATTGTGGTTTTTGACGCATATCGTGTTGTAAACAATCCGGGAACACAATTAAAATATCACCAGATTGATGTAGTTTACACCAAGGAAGCAGAGACGGCAGACCAATATATTGAGCGTTTTGTTGAAAAAATACGTCCGGATTATGAAGTGACAGTGGCAACATCCGATGTTTTAGAACAAGTCATTATCATGGGAAAAGGTGCAAGACGGCTTTCGGCAGAGCACTTTCGGCAAGAAGTTGAACGTGTACATAAGCATATTCAAGAACGCATCAGCGGAAAAAGCGAAGGTGTGAATAATAAAATTACATTTGACAAGGAATGA
- a CDS encoding tryptophan-rich sensory protein, producing the protein MKMNVSKQDFTVPVITSIFYLVMVAMNALANILPFNGQTTGEISDAYANLFAPAGITFSIWGVIYILLGLYCIYQVFMARRSESYVRLKIQRINVLFIVTSIANTLWIIAWHNEWMVVSLALIIIILVGLIMIKRQTAKYIRGTKHQWFIDVPFSVYFGWITIATIANVVVVLVGIGWEGFGLSDNFWMIVVSIIGVLIGGWTMTKYRDVFYGLVILWAYVGILIKHTSATGFSGQYPAIIVTISFCIVALVALLGNIFRLTLFGKRDDAKKKMEPKKMQNNVKAKQEKRKKLSEHDEK; encoded by the coding sequence ATGAAAATGAATGTGTCAAAACAAGACTTCACTGTACCTGTCATAACGTCGATTTTTTACTTGGTTATGGTTGCCATGAATGCATTAGCAAATATATTGCCGTTTAACGGACAAACCACAGGGGAGATTTCGGATGCATATGCAAATCTGTTTGCACCAGCGGGAATTACATTTTCCATCTGGGGGGTCATCTACATTTTATTGGGCCTTTATTGTATTTATCAGGTATTTATGGCAAGACGCAGCGAATCATATGTACGATTAAAAATACAACGCATTAATGTTTTATTTATTGTGACATCGATTGCTAACACTTTGTGGATTATTGCATGGCATAATGAATGGATGGTGGTGTCTTTGGCACTTATCATTATCATTTTGGTTGGACTCATTATGATAAAACGTCAAACAGCTAAGTATATTCGTGGAACAAAGCACCAATGGTTTATTGATGTCCCTTTTTCAGTTTATTTTGGATGGATTACCATTGCAACCATTGCAAATGTTGTGGTTGTTTTAGTAGGTATCGGATGGGAAGGATTCGGATTATCCGATAATTTTTGGATGATTGTTGTATCTATAATCGGAGTGCTAATTGGCGGATGGACCATGACAAAATATAGAGATGTCTTTTATGGCTTGGTCATTTTGTGGGCCTATGTTGGCATTTTAATTAAGCATACATCGGCGACTGGTTTTTCAGGACAGTATCCGGCGATTATTGTAACGATTAGTTTTTGTATCGTTGCACTGGTTGCCCTTCTTGGCAATATTTTCCGTTTGACTCTTTTTGGAAAACGTGATGATGCCAAGAAAAAAATGGAGCCAAAGAAGATGCAAAATAATGTGAAAGCGAAGCAAGAAAAACGAAAGAAACTGAGTGAACATGATGAAAAATAA
- the corA gene encoding magnesium/cobalt transporter CorA, with protein MIINDSLNFLHGKKNANNEPPGTLSYSGQHHDVNIHIECIEYNKKNYTKSNVSTIHGPFKTDRVYWFNIVGLHNIQLIEDIGKEFKLHQMDLEDIVHVSQWSKIETNETYLFSIFKMMYLKSTEIIHEHLAIVHYDNIILTFQETPGDVFDNIRARIEKDYGKVREFGSEFLYYALIDSLVDQYFGILNRLASDIKDIELKIFDSDPKSRAHIYTLRKELLHLINSVTPIRDSITALVNKEHIPKDMLPYYSDLLDHLHQISDALNAYKEMTNSLHEMQMANASNDMNKTMMTLTIFSAIFIPLSFLAGVFGMNFSHMPWLNSPTGFYMFVAICLIITLSMLLFFKFKKWD; from the coding sequence ATGATTATTAATGATTCACTCAATTTTTTACATGGCAAAAAAAATGCAAACAATGAGCCTCCCGGGACTTTATCCTATAGCGGTCAACACCATGATGTCAATATCCACATTGAATGCATTGAATATAACAAAAAAAACTACACAAAAAGCAACGTATCAACCATCCATGGTCCCTTTAAGACGGATAGAGTGTATTGGTTTAATATCGTTGGACTGCATAACATTCAATTAATCGAAGACATCGGCAAAGAGTTTAAGCTTCATCAAATGGACCTAGAAGACATTGTCCATGTCTCCCAATGGAGCAAAATCGAAACCAATGAGACCTATTTATTTTCAATCTTTAAAATGATGTACCTAAAAAGTACTGAGATTATTCATGAACACCTAGCCATCGTACATTATGACAATATTATTCTTACCTTTCAAGAAACTCCAGGGGATGTCTTTGACAATATACGTGCCCGAATAGAAAAAGACTATGGAAAGGTTCGTGAATTTGGAAGCGAATTCTTGTACTATGCTTTAATCGACTCCCTCGTAGATCAGTACTTTGGCATCTTAAACCGTCTAGCTTCAGATATTAAGGACATTGAGCTGAAAATTTTTGATAGCGACCCCAAAAGTCGTGCACATATTTATACACTTCGCAAAGAATTACTGCATTTGATTAATTCTGTAACACCTATTCGCGACTCCATCACTGCTCTCGTCAACAAGGAGCATATCCCAAAGGACATGCTCCCTTACTACAGCGACCTGCTTGATCATCTTCATCAAATATCTGATGCACTAAATGCCTACAAGGAGATGACCAACAGCTTACATGAAATGCAGATGGCTAATGCAAGTAATGATATGAATAAAACCATGATGACCCTTACTATTTTCTCTGCAATATTTATTCCTCTGTCTTTTCTTGCCGGTGTCTTTGGAATGAATTTTTCGCATATGCCATGGCTAAATTCTCCAACTGGATTTTATATGTTTGTCGCTATTTGTCTGATTATCACCTTAAGTATGCTTCTTTTTTTCAAATTTAAAAAGTGGGATTAA
- a CDS encoding HAMP domain-containing sensor histidine kinase, whose translation MSLRKLWLIILVIVSVVSVAINTWIFAYLTDRYFSDYLNESYDLHVNQILDYTQAALKADIPYEYMLIELESHLNDPIIALKLYDAEGNHLLEVSSDYYLNPQMGEGMMGRHMMGQMWTPSSEEVHQYEIIVDGEKAGIMNITSHSLAENSFVARRFKDALFSNSLIAVAITVGIATLVGIVVSQMMSRSMHDTEELANNIQLGQSVQMKSSGIQEINGIRESLMELNARLKLKQKTRKTLIDQLIHQTRTPLTILQSHIEAIEDGVVKIDKKEIQTFKNQISDITSIISNMSSLIGASKDTDEIKIEAFEVSTLLKQMKQGLIAQFMKKNIELNILSTQEITLKTDKYKLSQSIYNILVNAYKYTQAQGRVNISYELEHDRLLLRIQDTGMGIMQEDFDKIFSAYYRSAGVADIKGDGIGLYIVRENIQSIKGRVFVESVIGEGSTFTIDIPINPTF comes from the coding sequence ATGAGTTTGCGAAAGTTGTGGTTGATTATCTTAGTCATTGTATCGGTAGTCTCTGTTGCTATTAATACATGGATTTTTGCTTATCTAACAGATCGGTATTTTTCAGATTATTTAAATGAAAGTTATGATTTACATGTTAATCAGATACTAGACTATACTCAGGCTGCGTTAAAAGCGGATATTCCTTATGAATATATGCTTATTGAATTGGAGTCACATCTAAATGATCCAATTATCGCCTTGAAGCTTTATGATGCAGAGGGAAACCACTTGCTTGAAGTAAGTAGTGATTACTATCTAAATCCGCAAATGGGTGAGGGAATGATGGGAAGGCACATGATGGGGCAGATGTGGACGCCATCTTCAGAAGAAGTTCATCAATATGAGATCATTGTTGATGGAGAAAAAGCTGGGATTATGAATATCACCTCCCATAGCCTGGCAGAAAACTCTTTTGTAGCAAGACGATTTAAAGATGCATTGTTCTCCAACAGTTTGATTGCCGTGGCGATAACCGTAGGCATCGCCACACTTGTTGGGATTGTGGTTAGCCAAATGATGAGTCGATCAATGCACGATACTGAGGAACTGGCCAACAATATTCAATTAGGGCAAAGTGTTCAGATGAAATCTTCAGGTATTCAAGAAATCAATGGAATCCGTGAAAGCCTGATGGAATTAAATGCACGGTTAAAGTTAAAACAAAAAACGAGAAAAACTCTTATCGATCAGCTGATTCATCAGACAAGAACCCCTTTAACCATATTACAATCGCACATTGAGGCTATTGAGGATGGGGTTGTAAAAATTGATAAAAAGGAAATACAAACCTTTAAAAATCAAATCAGTGATATTACATCAATTATTTCGAATATGAGTTCACTTATTGGTGCGAGTAAGGATACAGATGAAATAAAAATTGAAGCTTTTGAAGTGAGTACATTGTTAAAACAAATGAAGCAAGGATTGATTGCCCAGTTTATGAAGAAGAATATTGAATTAAATATTCTATCAACTCAAGAGATTACACTAAAAACAGATAAATATAAATTGAGTCAATCCATTTATAATATATTGGTCAATGCGTATAAATATACCCAAGCACAGGGACGCGTCAATATATCTTATGAACTTGAGCATGACCGACTCTTGCTGCGCATTCAAGACACAGGTATGGGAATTATGCAGGAAGATTTTGATAAGATTTTTTCTGCATATTATCGAAGCGCAGGTGTTGCGGATATTAAAGGTGATGGTATAGGTCTATATATTGTTCGTGAAAACATTCAAAGTATAAAAGGGCGTGTCTTTGTAGAGTCGGTCATTGGAGAAGGCAGCACATTTACAATTGATATTCCGATTAATCCCACTTTTTAA
- a CDS encoding response regulator transcription factor: MFRILVVEDEADISSIVMKYIEKNGYEGRLAENGFEALELFSEERFHLVVLDIMMPGIDGFEVLARIREISEVPVIMLTAKQEEVDRIKGFEEGADDYVVKPFSPRELISRIKVFLKRIYNDNDELILSYEDLKLYTSSMKLYRGKEEIELTSTEFKLLFVMMRNMNQVLTREQIIESAFGMDYEGFDRSIDTYIKRIRQKIEPNPKQPLYLKTKYGSGYVFGGGNQ; encoded by the coding sequence ATGTTTCGAATATTAGTGGTTGAAGATGAAGCAGATATTAGTTCTATTGTGATGAAATATATTGAAAAAAATGGGTATGAAGGCCGTTTAGCAGAAAATGGTTTTGAAGCCCTTGAACTTTTTTCAGAAGAACGGTTTCATCTCGTAGTCCTTGATATTATGATGCCTGGAATTGATGGATTTGAAGTCCTTGCAAGAATACGTGAAATCTCAGAGGTGCCTGTTATTATGTTGACGGCAAAGCAAGAAGAAGTCGATCGGATCAAAGGTTTTGAAGAGGGAGCCGATGATTATGTGGTTAAGCCCTTTAGTCCGCGTGAACTGATAAGTCGGATAAAAGTGTTCTTAAAGCGAATCTATAATGATAACGATGAACTCATCTTGTCTTATGAAGACTTAAAGCTTTACACATCGTCTATGAAACTTTATCGTGGGAAAGAAGAGATTGAATTGACGTCAACGGAGTTTAAGTTGCTTTTTGTCATGATGCGTAATATGAATCAGGTGCTTACACGAGAGCAAATTATCGAGTCAGCTTTTGGTATGGATTATGAAGGTTTTGACCGCAGTATTGATACCTATATTAAGCGAATTCGACAAAAGATTGAGCCGAATCCAAAACAACCGTTATACCTAAAGACCAAATATGGGTCGGGATATGTATTTGGAGGTGGAAACCAATGA
- a CDS encoding ABC transporter ATP-binding protein: protein MIKLENICFKYDNAKEDTLKSVDLSMNDGDILAVVGPSGGGKSTLLRIIAGLEKPQKGAMYLGERKIIGEHTFVVPEKRGIGMVFQDYALFPHMTVYKNIEYGMFKMTKVQKRQRVKEMLALVNLEEMENRYPFELSGGQQQRIALARALAPRPEILLLDEPFSNLDTHLLQKIRDELFEIIAEVGITTIMVTHNPEDAREKANRIVRIEKGVAKEIAEKELWI, encoded by the coding sequence ATGATTAAATTAGAAAATATATGTTTTAAGTATGACAATGCAAAAGAAGATACGCTAAAAAGTGTTGACTTATCGATGAATGATGGGGATATCTTGGCTGTGGTAGGTCCTAGTGGTGGAGGCAAGTCAACATTGCTGCGTATTATAGCGGGACTTGAAAAACCACAAAAAGGTGCCATGTATCTTGGAGAACGCAAGATTATTGGAGAGCATACATTTGTTGTTCCGGAAAAACGCGGGATTGGAATGGTTTTTCAAGATTATGCTCTATTTCCGCACATGACAGTTTATAAAAATATTGAATATGGAATGTTTAAGATGACGAAAGTTCAAAAAAGACAGCGGGTAAAAGAAATGTTGGCCCTTGTCAATTTAGAAGAGATGGAAAACCGCTACCCTTTTGAGCTTAGTGGTGGTCAACAGCAACGTATTGCACTAGCAAGAGCGCTAGCCCCAAGACCTGAGATTCTCTTACTGGACGAACCGTTTAGCAACTTAGATACCCACTTGCTGCAAAAAATTCGTGATGAACTTTTTGAGATTATCGCTGAGGTTGGGATAACAACGATTATGGTTACCCACAATCCTGAAGATGCTAGAGAAAAAGCGAACCGTATTGTACGTATTGAAAAAGGGGTAGCAAAAGAGATTGCAGAAAAAGAACTTTGGATATAA